The genomic stretch CTTGTCCTgcaattatgtgtgtgtgtgtgtgttttcacaggtgATATTTCTGCATGGCCTTGGTGATACGGGGTACGTGAAGACGAGTGTTTTTCTCCTTTAGCGCACAAGTATTACTGTCTGTTTCATGTAGATAAATGCACTTATATTTAAACTGGGTTAATTTTTGTCCAATATGACAGGCATGGCTGGGCAGAAGCTTTCGCAGGCATCAGGATACCACATGTGAAATACATCTGTCCACACGCGTAAGCATTCACAGCAGCTATAATATCAAACATGCAAGTGCTGGAAAAGTCTGAAGACATCTAATTTCAAGGCCTCATACAGTCGTGACTGTCTGATCTTTCACTATAATTGAAATTAAAAGCTGTAAAAGTTTCTAAACTTGTTGACACATTGTTAACAATCTTACTTTTCTCCACTGACTACAGTCCCACCATGCCTGTTTCTTTGAACATGAAGATGTCCATGCCCTCCTGGTAAGTGTCACAGTATTTTAGCATGTTTGGATAGTCTGTCACGTACACGGTGAGCTTcacatgttctttttttcctcatataCAGGTTTGACATCTATGGCCTGAGCCCAGATGCAGATGAAGATGTGAATGGTATTAAAAGAGCATCAGAAAACAGTATGTCTACATATTTGTCACTTTGTACTATTTGGCAAAGACAACACAATGAGGAATGTgttgcctttttgtttgttgcctAAAGGGCTTGTTTACTTAAGCCTTTTCTGTAATTTCTGCACAGTTAAAGCCTTGATAGACCAAGAGGTGAAGAATGGCATACCTTCCCACAGAATTATCCTGGGTGGATTTTCACAGGTAAGTGCTGCATGTATGCAGATGATGCGTTACATAACACTGTTTTAATGTCATTCACTGCACATGTACAGAAGGTATTTGAATAACCAAATCCAAAAGATACAGACACACGCAGTTTAAATCACAGAGGATAACGATATCTGTTTTTTATGATGCATTAATGTCCTGAAATGACCTCCGTTCTTAGCTGTTTTGATGCTGATTGTTTTATGCTTTCTGACAATATGAGCTATGTGACAGTTTTTTAATCTTCAgaagtgttgtttttcttccaggGTGGAGCTCTGTCTCTCTACACGGCTTTGACAACTCAGCAGAAGCTGGCTGGAGTGGTtgctctgagctgctggctCCCTCTCCGCAACTCCTTCCCTCAGGTAGAAAACACATGACGCACGGCGGTTTGCACCTGCgccttttacattttcagtgtgcaCAGTGCAAATTCAGAAGCGGTTCAGTAAATACTAAAACATATGTCTAAAGGACTTGTTCCTCTGAAAGTTCAAATTCATCATCCTGTCTGTTAGTTGAAATGTAAAGTGCTTCCACACATCTTTTAATTGCTCAAAAAAGCGTAAAAGTTTTCATTCTATCATGAACTATTCCTTCAGTTACAGTTTCGGGATATCCAATTGCTAAATCGTAATCTGTCATAAtcagataataaaaataatcctAATCTCTTCTGTTCTCAGGCTTCTGACAACAGCGCTAACAAGGACATGCATGTCCTACAATGCCACGGGGACGCTGACCCCCTGGTCCCCTTTATGTTCGGCAGCCAGACCGCAGAGAAGATGAAAAGCCTCATCAATCCATCCAACGTCACCTTCAAGTCGTATCGGGGTCTACCTCACAGCGCCTGTCCTGAGGTCAGTGTGGGGAAGGGGGGACGTTGCATTTGACTCCAGCGCTCCAGGTGCGATCTGCGTTACACATGTGGTCTTATTTTGCATCTGTGCAGGAAATGGTGGATGTCAAACGATTCATAGAGAAGCAGCTTCCTCCCATCAGTGACGAGTGAACTCAGGAGCAGCCACACAACCGCACTGCACCATCAGAGTCCTTTGAGCTTGACTGCAGTGAGCCTCCGTGGACGAGGAACCACTGACTTACTTGACAATAAAACCACGCTGCTACTCGTAGAGCCAGACAGCACTGGGGCTGCTCGTTGGCCCGGGAGAGGCATGACCGTAACGATGCTGCGTTCTGACCTGGAGCCACACACAGTTCTCAGTGTTACAGCAGAGTAACATTAGTTGCTTGATTGATAAGCTCTTTGCCGTTGAAACAAGCCATTTCCTGTAGGAAACGTATGTATCGGAATAACTAGGGCTACACTTTATGGTTTAATACCTACTTTCTCACAATAAATGGCCTGTtgctaaatgttcttttttattaaTGTAGCCTGTTTGTAGTAGTGCTGGAACAATTTTAATAGTTGGTCATTTAATTAAGGCAtttaattaatcaaaaataCCGAACATTTGTTGCTTTCAGCGTCTCAAATTTGagtatttgctgattttctgtatgttttaaatgattgtaaatcaaatgttttggggttttttttgatGTCGGACAAAACAACCAACTCTAAGGTGATTAATGATTTTTTGCAGTCCTAATCTGTAAAATATTTCCTTAGATGCACAAATATAAAGCATTTTCAAAGCACACATGCAAAAGTGTAATATTAAAGCAGCTTTATATGCAGCCCACATGAAGCTTTTCTAATAATGGATAGTACCAGTACGTTGacgacacacagcagcaaaaacaacatcCGATTGTGCTTTATTTAATTTGTGAGAATTCAAATAGCTATTTCACACAAATTCCtttttaaatacacaaatatatCAGTGGTCATGGTCATgtattcagtttctttttcccTGTTTCGTTTAAAGTAAATATAATATGACTAATATCACAGTATTGAAACACACAGACGATCTATTTCCGGGTATCAGCTCACGGAGTTGTAAAAACTTTTATCTTTGAGAAGAGCTGAAAGCACCAACATATGAAGTCATTGTTGCACCATTCATGTTAGACCAAAGGTGCTTGTGTAGAAGATCTTATTCCAAGGCACTTTCCTTCTTCTTACAACCCCGATTCTAAAGACGTTCGGACGCTGCGTAAAATgtgagtaaaaacaaaatgcgGTGATTTTCAAATCCCTTTCGGCCCGAGTACAAGGCAATGACAAGATAGTCAATGCTCAAATTCATAAACTTTGCTGTAAATTTACACTTTTGATTCTGCAACACGTTCCAAAAACATCACAATGGGGGCGTTTTTACCATCGTGCTGCAGCTCAGTAACATATTG from Chaetodon auriga isolate fChaAug3 chromosome 21, fChaAug3.hap1, whole genome shotgun sequence encodes the following:
- the lypla1 gene encoding acyl-protein thioesterase 1 yields the protein MCGNNMSAPLPAIVPAARKATAAVIFLHGLGDTGHGWAEAFAGIRIPHVKYICPHAPTMPVSLNMKMSMPSWFDIYGLSPDADEDVNGIKRASENIKALIDQEVKNGIPSHRIILGGFSQGGALSLYTALTTQQKLAGVVALSCWLPLRNSFPQASDNSANKDMHVLQCHGDADPLVPFMFGSQTAEKMKSLINPSNVTFKSYRGLPHSACPEEMVDVKRFIEKQLPPISDE